In Aegilops tauschii subsp. strangulata cultivar AL8/78 chromosome 3, Aet v6.0, whole genome shotgun sequence, one genomic interval encodes:
- the LOC141020736 gene encoding F-box protein At5g49610-like, with amino-acid sequence MGDGLSPNASAKRPPSAAAANSLPTQSTAPPRTQSSQPATMAAAATASPPPHHGLPDEIVIWEILVRLAPIALLRCRAVCHAWRRATSNRDFLLAHHGRQPSLPLLYGYNFVGDKIGSLDIIPFDHRAGVAPTDQLRSVAELRRAFFRPLASCDGLVVLTMNYARFIICNPATRQYAPLPLLSDFIFLGMYPHGPTGEYRLLLGPEAQDGCYVYTLSTH; translated from the exons ATGGGAGATGGGCTCAGCCCAAATGCATCTGCAAAAAGACCtccatccgccgccgccgccaactcaCTACCAACACAGAGCACAGCTCCACCGCGGACCCAGAGCTCTCAGCCGGCGACCATGGCGGCGGCCGCAA CAGCATCGCCTCCTCCACACCATGGCCTCCCGGATGAGATCGTCATCTGGGAGATCCTCGTACGCCTGGCCCCCATAGCCCTCCTCCGCTGCCGCGCCGTCTGCCACGCCTGGCGCCGCGCCACCTCCAACCGCGACTTCCTCCTCGCCCACCATGGCCGGCAGCCCAGCCTCCCCCTCCTCTACGGCTACAACTTTGTCGGCGACAAAATTGGGTCCCTAGACATCATCCCCTTCGACCACCGGGCAGGGGTCGCCCCCACCGACCAGCTCCGGTCCGTCGCAGAACTTCGACGCGCCTTCTTCCGTCCGTTGGCCTCTTGCGACGGCCTGGTCGTCCTCACCATGAACTACGCCCGCTTCATCATCTGCAACCCGGCAACTCGTCAGTATGCTCCACTTCCTCtgctttctgacttcattttctTGGGTATGTACCCGCACGGCCCTACGGGCGAGTACCGGTTATTGCTGGGACCTGAAGCTCAAGATGGCTGCTATGTCTACACATTGTCAACTCATTAG